TTTTTTTGAAAAATCCATATCATACAATAAGGAGTGAATATATAATCCGGTTCCCCCTGCAATGATTGGCAAAATCTTTTGTGCAGTTAACACATCAATTTTAGTTAAAGCTTGTTCTTGAAAATCAGCAACCGTATACCTTTGGTCTGGTAAAATTAAGTCAATTAAATGGTGAGGAACTCCTTGTTTTTCATCATTGGTTGGCTTCGCAGTTCCTATATTCATTTTTTTATAAATTTGCATAGAATCAGCGCTTATTATTTCACCGTGATTTTTCAGTGCTAACTGAATAGCAAGGTGCGTTTTTCCAATAGCTGTTGGTCCTATGATAATAGGAATAATTGGTTTATTTACGAGTGTCAATAGAAATCACTTCTTTCATGGATCATTATACCCTTTTAAATAATTTCTCTATTTCATATCGTTTCTGTTGAACAACAATCGGTCTTCCATGCGGGCAAGTTAAAGGAGGATTCAGCGTTTGAATGCGGTTTAATAAAGAGTCAATTTCTTTATCAACAAGATGATCGTTTGCCTTTATTGCATATCTACAAGCTTTTCGTATGATTTTCTCATAAGGTATTCCTTGATCATTTTTATTAAATACACTTAATTCATCTAAAAGATCTTTAATCCATTTTGTACCAACCGGTATGCCCATTTCATAAGGAACTGTCATCAATCGATATGAATAAGGACCATATGGTTGCAACTCTATTCCAATTTTAGAGAATATCTTTATGTGATTATTTAATGTCTCTATTTCCACAGGACTAAGGTCAAGAATTTGCCCTTCTATTAAGTGCTGCACGGAGATATCTCTATTTAAGTATGCCTGTAGCATCGATTCGTATACAATTCTTTCATGAGCAGCATGTTGATCAATATAATAAATGGAATCGCTTGATTCAAGAATTATATAGGTGTTGAATATCTGTCCAATGAAACGATAATTTTTCAATCTTAATACATGGTAAATAAAATAAGACTGTTTGTTTGAATGTTGATCATGATCTTTTGGGTGTTTAATATACTTGCTATTTTTCTTATTAGATTCATAAACTTCAAGTATATTTTCCTGAACTATAGGTGGTTCATTCTTTGTCTGATATAGATTATTACTATAATGGTTCGAAGTACACTTTTCTGGATCTTTTCTTTCAGGAATAGATGATTCGGAATTTAATGTCGATATATCAGAACTCTTAGTCGTGTATACCTTTTTATTTTCCAAGTGCATTTCATCATGAGTTAACCCTGATGTCACAATGTTTGTCTGTTGAAATAAATTTGTTTGAACAAATTCGGTAAAAAGATCAGCTATTATTTTTTCGTCAAAAAATTTGACAGTGGTTTTTGCAGGATGAACATTAACATCAATTAAAGTAGAAGGTATGGAAAAATAAAGGATTCCTACCGGATATCGATTAATCATTAAAGAATCTTTGTAAGCTGCTTCGAATATTTTTGATAAAAAATTACTTTTTACAAGACGATTATTAACAAAAAAAACCTGATATGAACGGTTTCCTCTTGTAGCGTGAGGCTGGCCGATTAAACCAGTAATACTTATTTTTTCACCATGATTTAATACGTCAACTTCTTTACCTGCTATCATCGAAGATGATAATTCTCTTGGAAAAATTGTTTCTACAACAGACTGGATGGAGTTATCTCCCCTGGTAGTTAACATAATATTATTATTGTTAACGTATTGGAAAGCAATATTTATTTTACTTAGTGCCATTCTTGTTATAAGCTCAGTTATTTTACTTGATTCTACTCCATCACTTTTTAGATACTTAAGTCTGGCTGGTGTCTTCGAAAACAAGTTATGGATTATGATAGTAGTTCCATTTGGACAACCCATAGGTTTGCAGTTAATAAGGTTTCCTTCCTCAAAAACTCCATAAACACCAACCTCTGATTCATTTGTTTTAGTATAGATTTCTACTTTTGATACGGAAACGATACTGGCCAATGCTTCACCACGAAAACCAAGTGATTCAATTTTTTCAAGATCTTCTAATTTTCTTAACTTAGATGTTGTATGTGGCAAAAAAGCTGTTCTAAGTTCTTCAGCCGCTATTCCCATTCCATTATCAGTCACTTTAATTAACTCTTTACCACCTTTGGAAATTTCGATGCGAATTTCAGTTGATTCAGCATCAATTGCATTTTCAACTAATTCTTTAACGGCTGAATGTGGTGCTTCAATCACTTCACCAGCTGCAATTTGATTGATTACATTTTGCTCTAATAGGTTGATTTTTTTTCGTATATTCATTGATTTCTTAACTCCCTACTAACACCTGCCATATCATAATTACTACTTTTTTTAATCTCTTCTTGTATTTCATGTAAAAAATTTAAAGCTTTGATTGGTGATATTTCTTCTATGTTTTGATTAAGGATTTTTTGCATTAGATTACTAAATTCTTGATCTGTTGAGTAGTCAGCTAATGTATCTTTTTTTTCTTCAGCTACTTCTACTTCTTTATGAGATGAAAATGGTATTATTTTATTGTCAACATCAGCATTTTGTTCTAAATGATTTAATATATCTTTTGCATCATTAAGTAGAGACTCTGGTAACCCTGCTAAACGGGCAACTTGGATTCCATAACTTTTATCACTTGTACCGGGTATCACTTTTCTAAGAAAAATAATATCTTGACCATCTTCTCGAACAGATATCCTATAGTTACATATCCCTGATAACTGAGCAGACAGTTCTGTTAATTCATGATAATGCGTAGAAAAAAGAGTTTTTGCTTTAATATTTTGATGAATATACTTCACTAATGACCACGCAATACTTAGCCCATCAAATGTACTTGTCCCTCTACCAACTTCATCAAGAATAATTAAGCTGTTAGAACTCGCTTCTTTGAGGATGGTTGACACTTCGCTCATTTCCATCATAAATGTACTTCTGCCCTGTGACAAATCATCACTAGCACCAATCCTTGTGAAGATTCTGTCCACAACACCTAATTCTGCTTTTTCAGCGGGAACATAAGAACCGATCTGAGCTAATAAAACGATTATCGCAACTTGACGCATATAAGTTGACTTTCCAGCCATATTAGGTCCAGTAATAATATGAATCATCTGATCTTTAGCATCAATTTTCGAATCGTTTGGAACATATAATTCCTGATTATGGGTTTTTTCTATTACTGGATGCCTTCCATTCTTTATATTAATAATTGATTTTGAAGATATGACAGGGCGAACATATTGATTAGTAAAAGCAGTTTCAGCTAAACTGCTTATTACATCAAAGCCAGCTATAGCTTTTGATAATTGTTGTAAGCTAAAAATATACTTTTTTATACTTTCACGTATCGACTTAAATAACTGAGTTTCAAGTATTTGTAAGCGCTCTTCTGCTCCCAGTATTTTAGCTTCTAATTCTTTAAGAGGATCTGTTATATATCGTTCACAATTGGCAAGGGTTTGTTTTCTTTGGTATATTTCTGGCACAGAATGGATATATGATTTCGACACCTCTAGATAGTAACCAAAAACTTTATTATAACCAGTTTTTAATGATTTAATTCCAGTTTTTTCACGTTCTTCTCGTTCATATTGAGCAATCCACTCTTTTCCTTCTTTTGCTGCTCTTTTAAGTTCATCTATTTCATTGTCATACCCTTCCTTTATAATACCTCCATCTTTTAGATGAGTAGGAGCATCATCATCTATGGAATTGTCTAATAATGTAATTAAGTCAAAATGAGGATCTAGTAAAGAAATCCATTTGTTTATTAGTATAGGTTTTTCAGTATTTAAGAAAAGGTTGTTTAATTTACCAACCTGTGTCAATGTTTGTTTTAAACATAGCAAGTCTCTTGGAGTTGCTGTTTGTAGTCCAATTTTACCAACTAATCTTTCAATATCATAGGTGTTTTTCAAAAAAAACCGTATGTCTTTCCTTAGTAAGGTATTTTCTACAAATAGAGTCACAGCATCCAATCGTTCTTCTATTGAACAATCATTGGTCAACGGCTCGTTAATCCACTTACGTAATAATCTTCCGCCCATTGATGTTTTTGTTTGATCTATAATTCCCAGTAAAGAGCCTTTAATCGTGTGATCTTGAATTGTTTCTGTCAGCTCAAGATTTCTTCTCGTTTGTTGATCTAAAGTCATGCAGTCACTAAGTTTATACTGAGTTAAGCTTGTAATATGGCTAAGGCTACGTTTTTGAGTTGTTTCTAGGTAGTAAAAAAGATTTACAAGCGCAGGTACAGCTAAATTATCTTTATCAATAGATAGCGAAACAGATTCTTGCTCGTTAAAATGTTGATGAATCATATCAATTCCAACACTTAGATCAATAGGTGTATTTTCTAAGGAACTTACAAAATATGAGGTTTCTTTAAGCCATTTTTTGATCTTTTTTGTATACTTATCGTTAGCTGTATGATAAATAATTTCTCCAGGGTTTATTTTATTTATTTCACTAACTAGGCTTAAAAAACTATTATTATTTCTATTTTGCGTGCAAAGCATTTCTCCTGTTGAAAGATCTACATACGTAATTCCCCATCCTTCTTGTTGATAATTAATGGACAATAGATAATGATTGTTGTTTTCGTCTAATATATTACTATCGTAGGCAGTTCCAGGAGTAATCACTCTAATTACTTCTCTCTTCACGATTCCTTGTGATATTTCTGGTTCTTCAACTTGCTCACAAATAGCAACTTTGTATCCTTTATGAATAAGTCGATCTATATAAGATTGGGCCGAATGATGTGGTACTCCACACATAGGAGCTCTTTCTTCTTGACCATAATTTCTTCCTGTAAGTGTAATATCAAGTTCTTTGGAAGCAATAAGAGCATCCTCGAAAAACAGTTCATAAAAATCTCCCAACCTAAAAAAAAGTAATGAGTCTTGATGATTATTCTTTATATCAAAAAATTGTTGCATCATAGGTGTTAGTTTTGCCATCCTAAAAGTCTCTCCTTAAAATAAGGTTAATCATAATTCTGAAGTGCCAAGCAAAGAAAATGTCTTTGCTTCGTTTATTCTGACAGGAACTATTGATCCTACACA
This genomic interval from Tindallia magadiensis contains the following:
- the mutL gene encoding DNA mismatch repair endonuclease MutL, which produces MNIRKKINLLEQNVINQIAAGEVIEAPHSAVKELVENAIDAESTEIRIEISKGGKELIKVTDNGMGIAAEELRTAFLPHTTSKLRKLEDLEKIESLGFRGEALASIVSVSKVEIYTKTNESEVGVYGVFEEGNLINCKPMGCPNGTTIIIHNLFSKTPARLKYLKSDGVESSKITELITRMALSKINIAFQYVNNNNIMLTTRGDNSIQSVVETIFPRELSSSMIAGKEVDVLNHGEKISITGLIGQPHATRGNRSYQVFFVNNRLVKSNFLSKIFEAAYKDSLMINRYPVGILYFSIPSTLIDVNVHPAKTTVKFFDEKIIADLFTEFVQTNLFQQTNIVTSGLTHDEMHLENKKVYTTKSSDISTLNSESSIPERKDPEKCTSNHYSNNLYQTKNEPPIVQENILEVYESNKKNSKYIKHPKDHDQHSNKQSYFIYHVLRLKNYRFIGQIFNTYIILESSDSIYYIDQHAAHERIVYESMLQAYLNRDISVQHLIEGQILDLSPVEIETLNNHIKIFSKIGIELQPYGPYSYRLMTVPYEMGIPVGTKWIKDLLDELSVFNKNDQGIPYEKIIRKACRYAIKANDHLVDKEIDSLLNRIQTLNPPLTCPHGRPIVVQQKRYEIEKLFKRV
- the mutS gene encoding DNA mismatch repair protein MutS; translated protein: MAKLTPMMQQFFDIKNNHQDSLLFFRLGDFYELFFEDALIASKELDITLTGRNYGQEERAPMCGVPHHSAQSYIDRLIHKGYKVAICEQVEEPEISQGIVKREVIRVITPGTAYDSNILDENNNHYLLSINYQQEGWGITYVDLSTGEMLCTQNRNNNSFLSLVSEINKINPGEIIYHTANDKYTKKIKKWLKETSYFVSSLENTPIDLSVGIDMIHQHFNEQESVSLSIDKDNLAVPALVNLFYYLETTQKRSLSHITSLTQYKLSDCMTLDQQTRRNLELTETIQDHTIKGSLLGIIDQTKTSMGGRLLRKWINEPLTNDCSIEERLDAVTLFVENTLLRKDIRFFLKNTYDIERLVGKIGLQTATPRDLLCLKQTLTQVGKLNNLFLNTEKPILINKWISLLDPHFDLITLLDNSIDDDAPTHLKDGGIIKEGYDNEIDELKRAAKEGKEWIAQYEREEREKTGIKSLKTGYNKVFGYYLEVSKSYIHSVPEIYQRKQTLANCERYITDPLKELEAKILGAEERLQILETQLFKSIRESIKKYIFSLQQLSKAIAGFDVISSLAETAFTNQYVRPVISSKSIINIKNGRHPVIEKTHNQELYVPNDSKIDAKDQMIHIITGPNMAGKSTYMRQVAIIVLLAQIGSYVPAEKAELGVVDRIFTRIGASDDLSQGRSTFMMEMSEVSTILKEASSNSLIILDEVGRGTSTFDGLSIAWSLVKYIHQNIKAKTLFSTHYHELTELSAQLSGICNYRISVREDGQDIIFLRKVIPGTSDKSYGIQVARLAGLPESLLNDAKDILNHLEQNADVDNKIIPFSSHKEVEVAEEKKDTLADYSTDQEFSNLMQKILNQNIEEISPIKALNFLHEIQEEIKKSSNYDMAGVSRELRNQ